Genomic DNA from Lutibacter sp. A80:
ACACACCAAGGAAGAGCTGCAGAAAATGTTTTGTTTTCTACATTGATAAAAGAAGGGGATATTGTTCCTGGTAATTCTCATTTTGATACTACTAAAGGACATATAGAGTTTAGAAAGGCAATTGCAGTAGATTGTACAATTGATGAAGCATTTGATACTTCTAACAAATATCCTTTTAAAGGGAATATCGATTTAAATAAACTAGAAGCAGTATTTAAAAAATATCCAAAAGAAAAAATTCCATTTGTAATTTTAACAATTACCTGTAATAGTGCAGGAGGACAGCCTGTTTCGGTTGAAAATATAAAAGCAGTCTCAACGCTGTGCAAGCACTATGGAATACCATTGTATTTTGATGCTGCTCGTTTTTCAGAAAACGCTTATTTTATAAAAAAAAGAGAAGAGGGATATGCTAATAAAACCATTAAAGAAATTGTAAAAGAAGTTTTTTCTTATGGAGATGGAATGACAATGAGCGCCAAAAAAGATGGTTTGGTAAATATGGGAGGTTTTATAGCACTTAATAATAAAGACGTGTTTAAGCAAGCCACTGTTTTTAATATAATGTTTGAAGGATTTATTACTTATGGAGGAATGAATGGCCGCGATATGGGAGCCTTAGCAGTTGGTTTAAACGAATCTACAGAATTTAATTATTTAGAAAGTAGGATAGAACAAGTTGCTTATTTAGGGCATAAATTAGTTGAATATGGAGTTCCTGTGCAGCAACCATTTGGAGGACACGCAATTTTCTTAGATGCTAACAAATTTGTGCCTAATATTCCGAGAGAAGAATATAGAGCCCAAGCTTTAGCAATTGAACTTTATATAGTTGGTGGAATACGAGGCGTAGAGATTGGTACTGTGTTAGCTGATAGAGATCCTTTTACCCGAAAAAATAGATATCCAGAACTAGAATTAGTACGTTTGGCAATACCAAGAAGAACATACACAAATAATCACATGGCTTATGTTGCTGCTACGCTAAAAAATATTTACGATTCTAGAAATGAAGCAAAATCAGGGTATAATATTATTGATGAAGCCCCTATTATGAGACATTTTACGGCTAAATTCAGCAAAATTTAATACTTGTCAGTCTTTTTTTATTATTTTTGTGGCTTCAACGCTATAAATTTTAAAAAGTATGATGTTATCACGAGCAAGTAAGTATGCAATTCTGTCAACATTATTTTTGGCAGAACATGTAAAAGATAATAAAAAAATAAGTGTTCGTGTTATTGCTGAAACTATTGATGTTCCAAGTCCTTTTCTTGCAAAATTATTTCAACAATTGGTAAAAGGTAAAATTATATCTTCAACCAAAGGACCACACGGTGGATTTTATTTAACCAAAAAAAATCAACAAAAAACAGTATTGGATATTATAGAAAATATTGATGGATTAAATAGGTTAAACGAATGCTTTTTAGGGCTATCGGAATGCGATTCAAGCAATCCTTGCCCTGTACATTTTATTGTAGAACCATTTAAAAACAGTATTCTAGGGAAATTTAGAGATAAAACTATTATGGAGTTTTCTAAGGAAATTGTGGCAAATGGCAGAAAATTAAGTATCAAAGATATCTCTCCAGAAATAAAAATTTCAGAAAATAAATAAAAGTGATATTTATCATTGAAATATATAAAAAATAATATATTTTTGCTTCATATAAAAGATAAAAAGATCTTAATATATTGTAAATGAAAATTAATCAGTTAAACTAGTAAAAACATGTTATCAAAAAAACAAGCAAGAGCTTTCTTTTTGGGAGGGACATTAGTAACGTTTCTTATTTTTATAGGACTTACAGTGTTTTCTTTATCTAAGGATGTTGATCAAACAAATCACGATAAAATTACTGCAGAAGTTGTGAGAGGGAAAGAGATTTGGGAAACTAATAATTGTATGGGATGTCATACTATATTAGGTGAAGGAGGTTATTATGCTCCAGAATTAACCAAAGTTGTAGACAGATTAAATGCAAAATATAACAATAATGGAGAAGAAGTTATTAAAAGTATTTTAATGTCTAAAGG
This window encodes:
- a CDS encoding tryptophanase; this encodes MELPYAEPYKIKMVETIKRSTKEQRLQWIKEANYNLFNLSSDTVFIDLLTDSGTGAMSDKQWAEMMIGDESYAGSTSFKKLKETVQKITGFNYFLPTHQGRAAENVLFSTLIKEGDIVPGNSHFDTTKGHIEFRKAIAVDCTIDEAFDTSNKYPFKGNIDLNKLEAVFKKYPKEKIPFVILTITCNSAGGQPVSVENIKAVSTLCKHYGIPLYFDAARFSENAYFIKKREEGYANKTIKEIVKEVFSYGDGMTMSAKKDGLVNMGGFIALNNKDVFKQATVFNIMFEGFITYGGMNGRDMGALAVGLNESTEFNYLESRIEQVAYLGHKLVEYGVPVQQPFGGHAIFLDANKFVPNIPREEYRAQALAIELYIVGGIRGVEIGTVLADRDPFTRKNRYPELELVRLAIPRRTYTNNHMAYVAATLKNIYDSRNEAKSGYNIIDEAPIMRHFTAKFSKI
- a CDS encoding Rrf2 family transcriptional regulator; the encoded protein is MMLSRASKYAILSTLFLAEHVKDNKKISVRVIAETIDVPSPFLAKLFQQLVKGKIISSTKGPHGGFYLTKKNQQKTVLDIIENIDGLNRLNECFLGLSECDSSNPCPVHFIVEPFKNSILGKFRDKTIMEFSKEIVANGRKLSIKDISPEIKISENK
- a CDS encoding cytochrome c, whose translation is MLSKKQARAFFLGGTLVTFLIFIGLTVFSLSKDVDQTNHDKITAEVVRGKEIWETNNCMGCHTILGEGGYYAPELTKVVDRLNAKYNNNGEEVIKSILMSKGPWQPNGRKMVAYGMSEAEANDVVAFFKWIGEIDLNGFGKVVGVDRKISPIAKERMENTNQ